The genomic stretch GTGCGGTTCAGTTGAGCATGTGGTGCAGGCGGCGGAGACGCTCGAGATCCTCTTCGATCTCCGCGGCGTCCGGCGCCTCGCCGGGATAGCGCGTGAGATACGCGGTGAGATCACGGCGCGCGTCCCCATAGCGCTGCAGCTGCGCGTTCACGAGACCGCGGTCGCGGTAGTGCTGCAGATCATCCGGCTGCAGGGCGACGAGGAGATCGTGGACCCAGAGCGCCTCGCGGAAGTTCGTGGCCCGCAGATAGACCCGCTTGAGATTGTTGAGCAAGCGAACCAGCACCTCGTGGGGAGCCGCAGCCTCGAGCCACGCGGACTGCCACTCGACCGGATGGCCCGTCACCGAGGCGACACGCCGTCTGCAGTCATCCACGCTCAAGATCTGCCCGCGATGGAAGGGGTCGACGAGCACCTCCCCCTCGCGCTGCGGATCATGCACGCGAACGATGAAATGGCCCGGCAGGCCCACCCCCTCCACGTCGAGGCCGCCCTCGCGACCCACCGCGATGAAGATGATGGAGAGCGTGATGGGCAGGCCCCGCCTGCGCTCGAGAACCTGATCGAGAAGGCTGTTGCGCGGATCGTAGTAGGTCTCCGTGTCTCCGCGAAAACCGTCTTCCTCGAACAGGATGTCGTTGAGCGCTTCCACCCGCCCCCGCAAGGAGGGATCGCGCTGCTCGAGCCGGGCACGAAACCGACTGCCCATGGACCCAAGCGAGCGCAGGCAGGCGTCGATGTCGAGATCGTGTCGCGCCTCGGTGGCGACGAGCAGCGCCGCCAGCGCCAGGTGATCGACATCGACGCCGCTCCGCAGGAGGTCGAGAAGGGCCTGACGTCTCGGGGATGGCACCCGTGTGGATTCGTACGGCCGGAGAGGGATCCCTCCGACGCACTCGAAACCCTTCCGCGTGCGAATCACCATCGACGATCCGTATCCCGCTCGCAAGGCAGTCACCATGGCCATCGACGTGCTGAAGAAGGGGGGCGTGCTCATCTACCCCACCGACACCACGTATGGCATCGGCTGCGACCTCTTCAACAAGGACGCCATCGAGCGCGTGTATCGCATCAAGAAGATGGCCAAGCAGAAGCCCCTTTCATTCATCTGCGCTGACCTCAAGGACATCAGCCGCTACGCGCAGGTGACGAACTATGCCTACCAGACGATGCGACGCCTGCTTCCTGGCCCCTATACATTCATTCTGAACGCCACCAAGACCGTGCCCAAGCTCATGATCACGAAGCGCAAGACCGTGGGCATACGCGTGCCGGACAACGAGATCTGCCTCGACATCGTGGCGGGGCTGGGCCACCCCATCGTCACCACCAGCGCGAACATCGAGGACGAAGACATCATCAGCGAGCCGGAGGAGATCGATGAGAGGTTCGGTGACGACGTCGATCTCTTCATCGATGTCGGTCCGCTGCCTGTCCAGCTCTCGTCGGTGATCGACCTCATCGATGACAGTCCCGTCGTCGTGCGCGAGGGCCTCGGCGACGTCAGCATGTTCGCGTGAGGCGCACGTGCATCCGCGCTTCGACGATCTGAAGGCCTTCTACACGCGGCTCGAAGCCGAGGTTCCCGCCACCCGCGGCCTTCCGAGAGGCGCCGCGCCGGCCTCCAATGTGTGCGGCACGTGCTTCGAGTGCTGCAAGTTCAATCTCATCCTCACCCGACACGAGTTCGACTGCCTCGAAGACCACCTGATCGAGCAGGAGGGGCGCTCACCCATCTCGTGGGTGACGTGCACAACGCCTTTGCAGGACGCGCGCCTCAGCAAGCCCGTCGACCCTGACGCGCACTGCCCCCTCTACGTCCCGGGCAAAGGGTGTCGCGCCTATTCCGTGCGCCCTCTCGCCTGCCGAACATTCGGCCCCCTGCACCCCCGTGGCACCCTGCTGCCGCAGACCTGCGCCTACACAGAGTCGACCCCGTTCGACAGCGTCGAAGATCTGCCGCTCTGGGCGGAGTATGCCGAGATCGTGAGACGCAACCGCCCCAATCCACCGGGCTACTTCATCGCCCGCCCCCCGGACCCCGGATCGAACAGTTAACATCCCGTCAACATCTCTGCGCGGGAAGTTCACATTTGTTACATCCCCTTTCCTGAACTGCGTTGCTCCTGATGCGGATGATCCCTCAGAATCAAGCGAGAGGGCGGAAGAGACGGCCATGATCGTTCGCATCGAAAGGAGCGACTCGCGTGAGAATCCGTCCGTCTGACTACTGCGGAGCAGACCGTGCCACCCTCGAGCTGCCCCTGCACACGCAGGCTGCATCTCTGCTCAGAGGCTTCCTCTGCTCGATTCGCAACAGCCTCTTCCCCCGCGGCTGCGATCCGGGAGAATCCACCGTGATGCAGAGCGGCGCCCCCGTGATCGAGATCCCCCCCTCGGTCATCGGAGGCTGGCGCGTGCGAAAGCTCATCGGGCAGGGCACGAGTGCCCGTGTCTACTGCGTCGAGCCCGTGGGCGCCGAGCGCAGCACCGAAGCACACGCACTCAAGCTCATGAACGCCGACGTGGCCCGCGACAAGGGGGCACGCGACCGATTCCGGCGTGAGAGCCGAATCCTGCAGAGCATCCGCCATCGCAACGTCATCCGCCACTTCGAGACGGGCGAGCACGAGGGGCGCCCGTACCTGGTCATGGAGCTCGTCGAAGGACGCAACCTGCGCGACGCTCTCGCCGCCAACGAACCCAAGCTC from Pseudomonadota bacterium encodes the following:
- a CDS encoding threonylcarbamoyl-AMP synthase; amino-acid sequence: MAIDVLKKGGVLIYPTDTTYGIGCDLFNKDAIERVYRIKKMAKQKPLSFICADLKDISRYAQVTNYAYQTMRRLLPGPYTFILNATKTVPKLMITKRKTVGIRVPDNEICLDIVAGLGHPIVTTSANIEDEDIISEPEEIDERFGDDVDLFIDVGPLPVQLSSVIDLIDDSPVVVREGLGDVSMFA
- a CDS encoding YkgJ family cysteine cluster protein, which translates into the protein MTVPSSCARASATSACSREAHVHPRFDDLKAFYTRLEAEVPATRGLPRGAAPASNVCGTCFECCKFNLILTRHEFDCLEDHLIEQEGRSPISWVTCTTPLQDARLSKPVDPDAHCPLYVPGKGCRAYSVRPLACRTFGPLHPRGTLLPQTCAYTESTPFDSVEDLPLWAEYAEIVRRNRPNPPGYFIARPPDPGSNS